In Perca fluviatilis chromosome 18, GENO_Pfluv_1.0, whole genome shotgun sequence, one genomic interval encodes:
- the flvcr2b gene encoding feline leukemia virus subgroup C receptor-related protein 2 isoform X1, giving the protein MPQNNTLKDNHANSEPGGEEWPWSKAAENPAPGLASLQWTPRPLGRAISIGSRLDVVALQADRAEQVPKAETKLHHRRWLMLFLFSAVSASNAFMWLQYSIISKIFMRFYNIDSLAIDWLSMIYLLTYIPLILPVLWLLDNRGIRDVVLVGSAFNCIGAWIKIGSASPNLFPVTFFGQFMCSVATVFVLGIPSYLASVWFGEKEVSTACSIGVLGNQLGIAIGFLVPPVLVPNVDDLDELAHHISIMFYITAGVATLLFILVIFVFQEHPKLPPTQAQATARSIPPEQYSYMASILRLLRNKPFILLIITYGLNVGCFYAVGTLLNRMIIEHYPGEEVNAGRIGLTIVIAGMVGSLICGIWLDKTKTYKQTTLAVYFMSLVGMIVYAATLNLGHLWVVFITAGALGFFMTGYLPLGFEFAVELTYPESEGTSSGLLNCSAQVFGIIFTICQGKIMERFGTLAGNIFLCVFLLIGTIMTGLIKSDLRRQNANMLAKAAVSETKAEGQKSGQDYGATSLITHPQTPPSHA; this is encoded by the exons ATGCCACAAAACAATactttgaaagacaaccatgcAAATTCTGAACCCGGTGGTGAAGAATGGCCGTGGTCCAAGGCTGCAGAGAATCCCGCTCCGGGCCTCGCTTCACTGCAGTGGACTCCCAGACCTTTAGGCAGAGCCATCTCTATTGGGTCACGGTTAGACGTCGTGGCTTTACAGGCTGACCGGGCAGAGCAGGTCCCCAAGGCTGAGACCAAACTTCACCACCGTCGCTGGCTCATGCTGTTTCTCTTTAGCGCCGTCTCAGCCAGCAATGCCTTTATGTGGCTTCAGTACAGCATTATTAGCAAAATATTCATGCGCTTCTACAACATTGACTCTCTGGCCATCGACTGGTTGTCCATGATCTACCTGCTCACTTACATTCCACTCATTCTGCCCGTCCTGTGGCTTCTGGACAACAGGGGAATCCGGGACGTTGTCCTTGTTGGGTCAGCCTTTAACTGCATTGGTGCTTGGATAAAAATTGGTAGTGCCAGTCCCAATCTGTTCCCAGTCACCTTTTTTGGCCAGTTTATGTGCTCAGTAGCCACTGTGTTCGTCCTTGGTATTCCCTCTTACCTTGCCTCAGTGTGGTTCGGAGAGAAAGAGGTTTCCACCGCTTGTTCCATAGGAGTTCTGGGAAATCAG CTGGGTATTGCCATTGGGTTCCTTGTGCCTCCCGTCCTGGTGCCTAATGTGGACGACTTGGACGAGCTGGCTCATCACATCAGCATTATGTTCTACATCACAGCAGGAGTGGCTACCTTACTCTTCATCCTAGTTATCTTTG TCTTTCAGGAGCATCCTAAACTTCCTCCGACTCAGGCCCAGGCCACAGCTCGTAGCATCCCTCCAGAGCAGTACTCCTACATGGCCTCTATTCTCAGGCTGCTCCGCAACAAGCCCTtcatcctcctcatcatcactTACG GTTTGAACGTGGGTTGTTTCTATGCTGTTGGCACCTTGCTGAACCGCATGATCATCGAGCATTACCCT GGAGAAGAAGTGAATGCTGGGAGGATTGGCCTCACCATTGTCATTGCGGGGATGGTCGGCTCCCTCATCTGTGGCATTTGGTTAGACAAAACTAAAACTTACAA gcaGACAACCCTTGCAGTCTACTTCATGTCTCTGGTGGGGATGATAGTCTATGCTGCTACACTCAATCTAGGACACCTCTGGGTGGTCTTCATCACCGCTGGAGCTCTTGG gttCTTCATGACGGGCTACCTGCCGCTGGGCTTTGAGTTTGCGGTGGAGCTGACGTACCCAGAGTCAGAGGGAACCTCATCCGGACTCCTCAACTGCTCAGCACAG GTATTTGGCATTATATTCACCATCTGCCAGGGGAAGATCATGGAGCGCTTCGGCACACTGGCAGGAAACATCttcctctgtgtttttcttttaatcggCACAATAATGACAG GCTTAATTAAGTCTGATCTGCGGAGACAAAATGCAAACATGTTGGCCAAAGCAGCAGTAAGTGAGACTAAG GCGGAGGGGCAGAAGTCGGGACAAGACTACGGAGCCACCTCGCTAATCACCCATCCGCAGACTCCTCCTTCACACGCCTGA
- the flvcr2b gene encoding feline leukemia virus subgroup C receptor-related protein 2 isoform X4, with product MSEKQAIGDTTLNEDQTKGNGVDLENHVKLDEAGDAVQCADNQSQLDGHEALRPTRLYKRRWMIVLLFSSYSLCNSFQWIQYGIINNIFMKFYDVDAFTIDWMSMIYMLTYIPFIFPVTWLLDKKGLRVIALVATALNCAGTWIKVASVKPNLFAVTFLGQFCCSCAQVFILGMPSRIASVWFGSEEVSTACSIGVFGNQLGIAIGFLVPPVLVPNVDDLDELAHHISIMFYITAGVATLLFILVIFVFQEHPKLPPTQAQATARSIPPEQYSYMASILRLLRNKPFILLIITYGLNVGCFYAVGTLLNRMIIEHYPGEEVNAGRIGLTIVIAGMVGSLICGIWLDKTKTYKQTTLAVYFMSLVGMIVYAATLNLGHLWVVFITAGALGFFMTGYLPLGFEFAVELTYPESEGTSSGLLNCSAQVFGIIFTICQGKIMERFGTLAGNIFLCVFLLIGTIMTGLIKSDLRRQNANMLAKAAVSETKAEGQKSGQDYGATSLITHPQTPPSHA from the exons ATGAGTGAGAAACAAGCGATAGGAGACACTACACTTAACGAGGATCAAACTAAAGGCAATGGGGTGGACTTAGAGAACCATGTCAAACTGGATGAGGCGGGTGACGCTGTGCAATGCGCCGACAATCAGAGTCAGCTGGACGGTCATGAAGCGCTGCGACCCACCCGCCTGTACAAACGGCGCTGGATGATCGTCCTCCTGTTCAGCTCATATTCACTGTGCAACTCCTTCCAATGGATACAGTACGGCATCATCAACAACATTTTTATGAAGTTCTACGACGTGGACGCCTTCACCATAGACTGGATGTCTATGATCTACATGCTGACATACATTCCCTTCATCTTCCCGGTGACCTGGCTGCTGGACAAAAAGGGGCTACGGGTCATCGCGCTTGTGGCCACTGCGCTAAACTGTGCCGGCACATGGATCAAAGTAGCCAGCGTCAAACCCAACCTGTTCGCCGTCACCTTTCTGGGGCAGTTCTGCTGCTCGTGCGCGCAGGTGTTCATCCTCGGGATGCCGTCTAGAATCGCGTCTGTGTGGTTCGGTTCAGAGGAAGTGTCCACCGCCTGCTCCATCGGAGTCTTCGGGAATCAG CTGGGTATTGCCATTGGGTTCCTTGTGCCTCCCGTCCTGGTGCCTAATGTGGACGACTTGGACGAGCTGGCTCATCACATCAGCATTATGTTCTACATCACAGCAGGAGTGGCTACCTTACTCTTCATCCTAGTTATCTTTG TCTTTCAGGAGCATCCTAAACTTCCTCCGACTCAGGCCCAGGCCACAGCTCGTAGCATCCCTCCAGAGCAGTACTCCTACATGGCCTCTATTCTCAGGCTGCTCCGCAACAAGCCCTtcatcctcctcatcatcactTACG GTTTGAACGTGGGTTGTTTCTATGCTGTTGGCACCTTGCTGAACCGCATGATCATCGAGCATTACCCT GGAGAAGAAGTGAATGCTGGGAGGATTGGCCTCACCATTGTCATTGCGGGGATGGTCGGCTCCCTCATCTGTGGCATTTGGTTAGACAAAACTAAAACTTACAA gcaGACAACCCTTGCAGTCTACTTCATGTCTCTGGTGGGGATGATAGTCTATGCTGCTACACTCAATCTAGGACACCTCTGGGTGGTCTTCATCACCGCTGGAGCTCTTGG gttCTTCATGACGGGCTACCTGCCGCTGGGCTTTGAGTTTGCGGTGGAGCTGACGTACCCAGAGTCAGAGGGAACCTCATCCGGACTCCTCAACTGCTCAGCACAG GTATTTGGCATTATATTCACCATCTGCCAGGGGAAGATCATGGAGCGCTTCGGCACACTGGCAGGAAACATCttcctctgtgtttttcttttaatcggCACAATAATGACAG GCTTAATTAAGTCTGATCTGCGGAGACAAAATGCAAACATGTTGGCCAAAGCAGCAGTAAGTGAGACTAAG GCGGAGGGGCAGAAGTCGGGACAAGACTACGGAGCCACCTCGCTAATCACCCATCCGCAGACTCCTCCTTCACACGCCTGA
- the flvcr2b gene encoding feline leukemia virus subgroup C receptor-related protein 2 isoform X2: MPQNNTLKDNHANSEPGGEEWPWSKAAENPAPGLASLQWTPRPLGRAISIGSRLDVVALQADRAEQVPKAETKLHHRRWLMLFLFSAVSASNAFMWLQYSIISKIFMRFYNIDSLAIDWLSMIYLLTYIPLILPVLWLLDNRGIRDVVLVGSAFNCIGAWIKIGSASPNLFPVTFFGQFMCSVATVFVLGIPSYLASVWFGEKEVSTACSIGVLGNQLGIAIGFLVPPVLVPNVDDLDELAHHISIMFYITAGVATLLFILVIFVFQEHPKLPPTQAQATARSIPPEQYSYMASILRLLRNKPFILLIITYGLNVGCFYAVGTLLNRMIIEHYPGEEVNAGRIGLTIVIAGMVGSLICGIWLDKTKTYKQTTLAVYFMSLVGMIVYAATLNLGHLWVVFITAGALGFFMTGYLPLGFEFAVELTYPESEGTSSGLLNCSAQVFGIIFTICQGKIMERFGTLAGNIFLCVFLLIGTIMTGLIKSDLRRQNANMLAKAAAEGQKSGQDYGATSLITHPQTPPSHA, encoded by the exons ATGCCACAAAACAATactttgaaagacaaccatgcAAATTCTGAACCCGGTGGTGAAGAATGGCCGTGGTCCAAGGCTGCAGAGAATCCCGCTCCGGGCCTCGCTTCACTGCAGTGGACTCCCAGACCTTTAGGCAGAGCCATCTCTATTGGGTCACGGTTAGACGTCGTGGCTTTACAGGCTGACCGGGCAGAGCAGGTCCCCAAGGCTGAGACCAAACTTCACCACCGTCGCTGGCTCATGCTGTTTCTCTTTAGCGCCGTCTCAGCCAGCAATGCCTTTATGTGGCTTCAGTACAGCATTATTAGCAAAATATTCATGCGCTTCTACAACATTGACTCTCTGGCCATCGACTGGTTGTCCATGATCTACCTGCTCACTTACATTCCACTCATTCTGCCCGTCCTGTGGCTTCTGGACAACAGGGGAATCCGGGACGTTGTCCTTGTTGGGTCAGCCTTTAACTGCATTGGTGCTTGGATAAAAATTGGTAGTGCCAGTCCCAATCTGTTCCCAGTCACCTTTTTTGGCCAGTTTATGTGCTCAGTAGCCACTGTGTTCGTCCTTGGTATTCCCTCTTACCTTGCCTCAGTGTGGTTCGGAGAGAAAGAGGTTTCCACCGCTTGTTCCATAGGAGTTCTGGGAAATCAG CTGGGTATTGCCATTGGGTTCCTTGTGCCTCCCGTCCTGGTGCCTAATGTGGACGACTTGGACGAGCTGGCTCATCACATCAGCATTATGTTCTACATCACAGCAGGAGTGGCTACCTTACTCTTCATCCTAGTTATCTTTG TCTTTCAGGAGCATCCTAAACTTCCTCCGACTCAGGCCCAGGCCACAGCTCGTAGCATCCCTCCAGAGCAGTACTCCTACATGGCCTCTATTCTCAGGCTGCTCCGCAACAAGCCCTtcatcctcctcatcatcactTACG GTTTGAACGTGGGTTGTTTCTATGCTGTTGGCACCTTGCTGAACCGCATGATCATCGAGCATTACCCT GGAGAAGAAGTGAATGCTGGGAGGATTGGCCTCACCATTGTCATTGCGGGGATGGTCGGCTCCCTCATCTGTGGCATTTGGTTAGACAAAACTAAAACTTACAA gcaGACAACCCTTGCAGTCTACTTCATGTCTCTGGTGGGGATGATAGTCTATGCTGCTACACTCAATCTAGGACACCTCTGGGTGGTCTTCATCACCGCTGGAGCTCTTGG gttCTTCATGACGGGCTACCTGCCGCTGGGCTTTGAGTTTGCGGTGGAGCTGACGTACCCAGAGTCAGAGGGAACCTCATCCGGACTCCTCAACTGCTCAGCACAG GTATTTGGCATTATATTCACCATCTGCCAGGGGAAGATCATGGAGCGCTTCGGCACACTGGCAGGAAACATCttcctctgtgtttttcttttaatcggCACAATAATGACAG GCTTAATTAAGTCTGATCTGCGGAGACAAAATGCAAACATGTTGGCCAAAGCAGCA GCGGAGGGGCAGAAGTCGGGACAAGACTACGGAGCCACCTCGCTAATCACCCATCCGCAGACTCCTCCTTCACACGCCTGA
- the flvcr2b gene encoding feline leukemia virus subgroup C receptor-related protein 2 isoform X3, giving the protein MPQNNTLKDNHANSEPGGEEWPWSKAAENPAPGLASLQWTPRPLGRAISIGSRLDVVALQADRAEQVPKAETKLHHRRWLMLFLFSAVSASNAFMWLQYSIISKIFMRFYNIDSLAIDWLSMIYLLTYIPLILPVLWLLDNRGIRDVVLVGSAFNCIGAWIKIGSASPNLFPVTFFGQFMCSVATVFVLGIPSYLASVWFGEKEVSTACSIGVLGNQLGIAIGFLVPPVLVPNVDDLDELAHHISIMFYITAGVATLLFILVIFVFQEHPKLPPTQAQATARSIPPEQYSYMASILRLLRNKPFILLIITYGLNVGCFYAVGTLLNRMIIEHYPGEEVNAGRIGLTIVIAGMVGSLICGIWLDKTKTYKQTTLAVYFMSLVGMIVYAATLNLGHLWVVFITAGALGFFMTGYLPLGFEFAVELTYPESEGTSSGLLNCSAQVFGIIFTICQGKIMERFGTLAGNIFLCVFLLIGTIMTGLIKSDLRRQNANMLAKAAGPSDCHDKGLAGSSIVEEAKF; this is encoded by the exons ATGCCACAAAACAATactttgaaagacaaccatgcAAATTCTGAACCCGGTGGTGAAGAATGGCCGTGGTCCAAGGCTGCAGAGAATCCCGCTCCGGGCCTCGCTTCACTGCAGTGGACTCCCAGACCTTTAGGCAGAGCCATCTCTATTGGGTCACGGTTAGACGTCGTGGCTTTACAGGCTGACCGGGCAGAGCAGGTCCCCAAGGCTGAGACCAAACTTCACCACCGTCGCTGGCTCATGCTGTTTCTCTTTAGCGCCGTCTCAGCCAGCAATGCCTTTATGTGGCTTCAGTACAGCATTATTAGCAAAATATTCATGCGCTTCTACAACATTGACTCTCTGGCCATCGACTGGTTGTCCATGATCTACCTGCTCACTTACATTCCACTCATTCTGCCCGTCCTGTGGCTTCTGGACAACAGGGGAATCCGGGACGTTGTCCTTGTTGGGTCAGCCTTTAACTGCATTGGTGCTTGGATAAAAATTGGTAGTGCCAGTCCCAATCTGTTCCCAGTCACCTTTTTTGGCCAGTTTATGTGCTCAGTAGCCACTGTGTTCGTCCTTGGTATTCCCTCTTACCTTGCCTCAGTGTGGTTCGGAGAGAAAGAGGTTTCCACCGCTTGTTCCATAGGAGTTCTGGGAAATCAG CTGGGTATTGCCATTGGGTTCCTTGTGCCTCCCGTCCTGGTGCCTAATGTGGACGACTTGGACGAGCTGGCTCATCACATCAGCATTATGTTCTACATCACAGCAGGAGTGGCTACCTTACTCTTCATCCTAGTTATCTTTG TCTTTCAGGAGCATCCTAAACTTCCTCCGACTCAGGCCCAGGCCACAGCTCGTAGCATCCCTCCAGAGCAGTACTCCTACATGGCCTCTATTCTCAGGCTGCTCCGCAACAAGCCCTtcatcctcctcatcatcactTACG GTTTGAACGTGGGTTGTTTCTATGCTGTTGGCACCTTGCTGAACCGCATGATCATCGAGCATTACCCT GGAGAAGAAGTGAATGCTGGGAGGATTGGCCTCACCATTGTCATTGCGGGGATGGTCGGCTCCCTCATCTGTGGCATTTGGTTAGACAAAACTAAAACTTACAA gcaGACAACCCTTGCAGTCTACTTCATGTCTCTGGTGGGGATGATAGTCTATGCTGCTACACTCAATCTAGGACACCTCTGGGTGGTCTTCATCACCGCTGGAGCTCTTGG gttCTTCATGACGGGCTACCTGCCGCTGGGCTTTGAGTTTGCGGTGGAGCTGACGTACCCAGAGTCAGAGGGAACCTCATCCGGACTCCTCAACTGCTCAGCACAG GTATTTGGCATTATATTCACCATCTGCCAGGGGAAGATCATGGAGCGCTTCGGCACACTGGCAGGAAACATCttcctctgtgtttttcttttaatcggCACAATAATGACAG GCTTAATTAAGTCTGATCTGCGGAGACAAAATGCAAACATGTTGGCCAAAGCAGCA GGACCTTCAGACTGCCACGATAAAGGCCTGGCTGGATCGTCTATCGTCGAAGAAGCCAAGTTTTAG